A region of the Salvelinus alpinus chromosome 24, SLU_Salpinus.1, whole genome shotgun sequence genome:
tgacttTTAGGATGCCTGGTCTATTTAACTGGTAGAGCCTGGTCTATTTGAATGGCTGGCTGCCTGGTATATTTGACTGGCTGGCTTCCTGGTCTATTTGACTGCTTGTCTGCCTGGTCTATTGgactggttggctgcctggtctattggactggttggctgcctggtctatttgacCTCTAGGATGCATGGTATATTTGACTGGTAGGCTGCCTGGTCTGTTTGACTGGTTGCctgcctggtctatttgactaGTGGGATACGTGGTTTATTTTACTGGTTGGCTCTCTGGTCTATTGGACTTTTTGACTGCCTTGTCTATTGgactggttggctgcctggtctTTTGGAGTGGTTTGATGCCTGGTCTATTTGAGTGGGTGGCTGCCTTGTCTATTTGACTAGatggctgcctggtctatttgaTTGGCTACCTGGTCTATTTGACTGTTAGGATGCCTGGTCTATGACTGTTTGGATGCCTGGTCTGtttggctgcctggtctatttgactgaTTTGCTGCCTGGTCTATTGGACTGGTTGGATGCCTGGTCTATTGGACTGGTTGGATGCCTGGTCTATTGgactggttggctgcctggtctattgGACTGGTTGGCTCCCTGGTCAATTTTACTGATTGGATTCCTGGTCTATTTGAAtggttggctgcctggtctattggactggttggctgcctggtctatttgactggttggctgcctggtctactggactggttggctgcctggtctatttgactggttggctgcctggtctatttgactggttggctgcctggtctatttcTCTGGTAGGATGCCTGGTCTACTGGTTGGCTGCCTTGTCTATATGACTGGTTCCctgcctggtctatttgactggtGAGCTGACTAGTCTATTGGACTGTTTGGCTGCCTGATCTATTTGACTGTAATGATGCCTGTTTTATTGGACTGGTTGGATGCCTGGTCTACTGGACTGGTTTgctgcctggtctatttgactggttTGGATGCCTGGTCTGTTTGACTGGTATGGatgcctggtctatttgactgcctggtctatttgactggttTGCTGCCTGGTCTACTGgactggttggctgcctggtctatttgactggttGGCTGCCTTGTCTATTGGATTGGAAGGATGCCTGGTCTCTTTTACTGTTTGGCTCTctggtctatttgactggtaGGATGGCTGTTCTATTTGACTGGTTTGGATTTCTGGTCTGTTTGACTGGTTGactgcctggtctatttgactggttggctgcctggtctacTGGAGTtgttggctgcctggtctatttgactggttggatgcctggtctatttgactggttGGCTGCCCGGTCTTTTGGACCTtttggctgcctggtctattgtactggttggctgcctggtctatttgactggttggctgcctggtctatttgactggttggctgcctggtctatttcTCTGGTAGGATGCCTGGTCTACTGGTTGGCTGCCTTGTCTATAtgactggttggctgcctggtctatttgactaGTGAGCTGACTGGTCTATTGGACTGTTTGGCTCCCTGATCTATTTGACTGTTATGATGCCTGTTATATTGGACTGGTTGCTGGTTTGCTGCCTGGTATATTTGACTGGTAGGatgcctggtctatttgactggttTGGATGCCTGGTCAGAGAGATTAAAGTAGATGTGACGTGTCAAAAtttgattgatgaccctatgtgAACTCTATGTGAACTCTATGTGAACCCTATGTAGTGATGACGTGTGCATGTCTTCTGGTCAGGCAAGCCTGGTTAGGTGGGGGCTATGGGGTGAGTAAGGGTCCATTTGACAGGCCGTtaatgatttatgaccctatgtaatgatttatgaccctatgtcatgTAGAAGGGTGCATGCCCAGGGGGTTGGTGGGGTTGAGTAAGTGACCATGTGTCAGGTCAACCTGTTACTGTTTCTCACGGTTTGGGTTGGTTAATGTCCCTTATAAAGCCGCTGAACAATTCCTGTTTAAGAGTGCACAAGATAACCCCCTGAATATTAAACAAAAATGACACCTATGCCAATTTTAGGGATGTTATGCTCGGCTTGTCATGAACCCAGTGACCAAAGCCTTGAAAAAGTTCTGTGTGAAGCTCCAGAATGTTTTAAAGGATTTTTGGGTACGAGTGAGGGCCCTATGTCTTACATATTCCACCCTGAGGATTCTACGGTAAAGATATTCACAGACAGTGGATCCAAACCCATTTATCAGGCAAAACCTGGGATTTTTTCTCCTGCTCTGGGGATGAGAGAATGGCTAAAGATCAGGCTGGCTCTCTGTAAAATTGAACAGGCTCTGAGTGGTACAAATGTGCCAGGATATGCGTTGGAAGAACAGGTCTGCGGACGCAGTGATCTGAAAGCTCTAAGAATCGCTTCAATGGACTATAGCCCTGACAacaaagtgacaattttagcctGTGAATTTTATGATGGTGCTAATGCTACAAAGTCTGTCAATTCTCCTGTAGCTTCCAGAGCCTGCAAAGATGTCAACTTTTTTTATGCCTGTGTTTAGTTTTAAATGGTTGGATTATCCGATTTTCATAACCCTTATGAATAAGCTGGACATTCTCTTCCAAAATGGTGAACAGTTACAGCGCTGGGCGAGGCTTTCcttgagacagagtcaagaccaaAAGGCCCGACTTCGGATCTACCCCTGGAGTGAAAACTTACCAAGTGTTGATGTACCTAGCAAGAGAGCCTTGCCTTTTGAGGGCGAACTCGACACGGACAATGGCGGGTGGTTGCATCAGATCCCTGGATCTGTAAGAAAGGCATCGTAAAAGACCTTAATAATGTAAGGctataaaatgtatgtactaaatattttgaatgaaataaATGGTTTTAAAATCAGAATCTCACCACGTTATGAACTCTCGCGTTTGTTCACTCTTAGCGCAGTCTGTCCCTGAGAAAAAACTTGCGGAAAAAGCCATGTGCGCGCGTATGTGCGTGAGGGAGTTTTCTttagtggctgtgtgtgtttcaaaaacagaaaaagtggggggctggggtgtgtgtgttaaaaaaatACCCTTGCATCTGCgctcaaggctctctctctctctctctctcgctctatgccAGGGGGGTCGTTTGAAACCAAGGTTTACACTAGCCTGCAAAACAGATGCCTACCCCCCAACAATAATATTGTGTCTTACGACTCCTAATCTTAAAGGCCTTTCATAAAACTATTTTTTAGGTGGGCTAAAAAGTCATTCATCCCAGCGATGTCGAGACCACCCCACCCCTGCATCTAGGTGCTAGCACCCCGGAGATTTTAGAAGATCCAAAAGGATCCTAATGTTTAGACACACCCAATACCATGTGTTTGAAATGTGTCAAATATACCACGGGCGGGGGTATAGCCCGAAAAAACGACAAACCCCAAATGCTATGTAAAAatcattcaggggtttttctcTAGGTCGTAGGGTACAAAAGCGCTAGAAACCAGGGGCAATGTTAGCAGCGTTTTAGTTCCGATGCAAACAGCACCTCCAGAAACTCCAAGAATCGTTATCGGACTGAAGCGTTAAAAAGATAATCGGGGAAAACAGTCTAATGGATCTATCGCAAGGTGAGTTCTTGAAATAAAATCTTTATATTAGATTtggttgttgtggggaattgtttgAAAAGCGGGGTATGTTATAGAAATATTAAACAAGCATTAGGACCAGTATGCTTACCGTATAACAAGGCAATATTAGCTAAAGTGATTATAGCTTTAATATTGTCGAATGTTTTATAGATTCTGAAGCATTCACGCAGATACTCCGAGGTATAACTGAGCTCGAACCATCCAATGGGGCTCCGGAACAAAGTGCAGACAAACAAACGCCTACCCTGAATTGTAAACGTAAGTAAGCTCCAAGAATTCCATACATAAAAATATTTATACCTTAAAAACAAAAAGTGTGGGCATCTTATATTAAAAGTTATTTTATATGTTTACAGAGGACCTAAAGCCTAGAAGGTTAAACGAGGCCCTATGGAGCCTGAACGGTTTCTGCCAAGCATATGACTACGAGACAATTATCCCCTATGAACCGGATGTTTTTACACACAAGCCACGAACACAGGATTTAAACGGCAGGTCAACTCCCCTGGGACAGGACAACGTTGTCCCCCATATTTCTAAACACCAAAGGATAATTAGTGCTCAGATCCACAGTTCCGCTTCACCCGAACAATTCTACTTGGCCGATATTCACGAGACCTCGTTCCAAGGACAAGGTATGAAtcaattatatattattatttatagcgttattttattatttttttatttatatatatatttttttttatgtcgAAATATGTTAAAACCAGGCcttatattgttttttttttttttcaggctCAACATCTACCGAACCTGCAGATGCTGTAATACTGGCTGAACAAAGACATCAGCCCCTGGTTTCAGAACTTCTTCAGAACAGCCCTCGTCAAAAAAGCCGAGGTatttaattaatgtattgttaatatataggcttatatctgaaatgtatttggcatttttaacatatttttagggttaataacctatttttgtatgtattattttttatttcagacTCCTCACCGGTTTATAAAGACAACACACAAACATCGGAGGATGCCCAGACAAGCATCCCCGAGGAGGCTCCAAAGACACCAGTCAAGAAAACAGCGAAACCTGATGATTTCAAAGATTTAAATGACATTTCTGAGGTAGACGATTTGATGTTCTGTGAAGCTGCCAACCTTCTTGAATCGGCCAATTCTGTGGGGGCAACAGCAGATTCTGAAATAGAACAAGACCGTTTTTTCAAAGCGTTTACCCTGGGTTTAAAATCACGAAAGGCTCTACTCCAGAGGCGCATGTGTATTctactcgagcatcaatacaATCAGGATGTGTCATTCTGGCGTAGCGAGCTACCCCGTATGTTAAAAAACATTAGGGCTAAAACAAGCAAATACCGCCGTTAAaaaacacacatgtaaacacacacacacacatccttaatTAGACAAATGGCGCCCCCTATAGACCTAAGTGAGACAATTGAAACCCTCTTAGCCATGATCCCTACAGAGCTCCAAGATATAGTGAACCATATGAATGATTCGGGGGTAATTGACATAATGACAATAGATGAAAATCTATTATCACAGATTCCCTCCGAACTCATAGACATTATTACACGTATGAATGAGTCAGGGCCTTCCGAGGAAAACATGTTATCACAGATTCCCGAAACCATCATATCTCTAATTACCCAGCTTAACGCGAGCCCTAGGTTTAATTCGGCCCCACATACACCTCTAAGACAGCCTTTAACAACATTGTCCGAAGAGTCTGAAAGTCAATATGATGTTTTTGAACAGTTGGACAAATGTCTAGCAAATCTGGAGGGGGGCGGTCTTGAGCTCAGTGTACAGAACGAGAACCCAAGGTTTAATTCGGCACCCCAGACACCTATAAATCAGCCTTTAACACCAATGTCCGAAGAGTCTGAAACCCAATACGATGTTTTTGAACAGTTGGACAATTGCCTAGCAAATCTGGAGGGGGGAGGTCTTGATCGAAGTGTACATGTTTTGCGccgaaataaattccacaatatTGAGGTTCGACAGTTTTTCAATTTCGCATGGGGGGGTCAGATTCGGGAATATGCTGTGTTTTACGTAATGCTTATGGACACTTTGAATGAACTGTTAGATAGGGTTAGAGATTATAGCGAACCTAGGGATCTCTTACAGTTGGAAATTTGTGGAGACAGTCTGCAGAGCCGTGTATCGCTTATTTTACAGAATGGTGAAGCAGATCTTGAACAATTTGTTAAACTGCTAGAACGCCTTGTTCAGTCAAATTTAAACGTGCTAGCAGATAGGACCCTCGAACTTGTAGTACAATTAGTACGTCAACCACAAGGGGGCGGGGGTCAGAGACGAAAGCTCGAGAGTTTAATGCAGTCCGAAATCATAAGCAATAAAAGGGCCTACCTCATAATCGTTCCCAATCCTGGTAATAAGCTATGCTTTGCCCTAGGTCTGGCCCACTTACTCAGCCCAGGATGTACTGATCTAGCCTCGTTACAAAAAGCTCGAGAGCTACAAACTGCTGTGGGTCTCGGTATACAGGATGCTGTGGCTTTCTCAGACATAGTCAaatttgaaaactttctgaacATCAAGATTGTGGTTTTGTACCACAGTAGGGCTAATGACGCTCTCCTCAAGTTCCAAAATATACCCGAACCACATCCTAAGACTATGTATTTTTATGTGCAAAATGAGCATTACTATGCCGTAACTAACATCACAGCCTTTTTAGGCGCACCATATGTCTGTCAAGCCTGTCATACCGGCTACACACGCATGGGGGGGCACTCGTGCCGTTATAACTGTTCAGTATGTCTGGATAAACATTGCCCTATGCAAATGCTAAACTTGACACCCTGTGAGGATTGTCACCGCACATGTCGTTCGGCCTACTGTTACGAAAAACACAAAACTGAAACATGGCACCCCAAGGCCTGTAAATCTGTAAGCAGTTGTGACATTAACAAGAAATGTCCAAAATGTCATTGCAATTACAACCTTAAAATAGACAGCCCTAAACCCCATGTTTGTGGAATTCTACATTGCCCAATCTGTAGAGGGcctttgaaaagcagagacgCGGAAGTGCTTCAAGAAGTACCACATGAGTGTTACATTCAGCCCTTGGCTGAAGATGAACATACagagaaatatgttttttatGATTTTGAGACAAATCAGCAATCAGGGGTTCATTTGCCTATTTTTGTATCCACCATGACTTTCAAGGGTGAAAAGTGGTCGGCCGAGGGGCCCAATTGTGCCCGGCTCtttctaaaacattttagaaaagccCAGTACAGAAACTTCACGTTTATAGCTCACAATGCTAGGGCCTATGACGCCTATCTGCTTCTGAACCCTTTGATACAGCAAGGCGTGGCCCCCAGTGTCATAGCTCAAGGGAGTAAAATATTATGCTTTGTTGACCCCGCCTTCAAACAGAGATACATCGACAGCTTAAGCTTCTTACCCatgagattggctcaaatgccagAGGCCTTGGGTTTTGAAAACTCTGTCAAAGGCTATTTCCCTCATTTCTTCACATCTGAGGAGAATCTACATTATATAGGCTCTTATCCATCCCCCGAAATGTACGGGTGTGATCAAATGTCTCCCAAAGAGCGTGAGAGATTCATGACATGGTACGAGACCGTAAGACATGGCACTTTTGATTTCCATAAAGAGATGGAATCATACTGTGACAATGACGTTGTTATACTTCGTGAAGGATGCCTCAGATTCAGAGAAGAGGTAATCAAAGATGCGGGCATTGACCCCTGGAGCTGTACAACTATTGCATCAGCGTGCATGAAAACCTATCGTACACACTATCTAACTCCTGAATCTATAGCTATCCCATCGCCAGACAACTACCGACGCCAATTCAAGGCCTACTCTAGTGGTTCCATTCAATGGTTGGAGTACTTGGCCCAGGATAAAGATATTTTTATCCAACATGCTTTGAATCGGGGGGAGAAGGCTTTTGGGCCTTACcatgtagatggatacacacagatTGACGGGGTTGAGACAGTGTATGAGTACAACGGTTGTTTCTTCCACGGTTGTAAATTATGCTTTGTCCCCCAGGCCTTGTGTGTCCTAACCCAAAAGActtttggggaaatgtaccaAGAGTTTCAAGACAAACTGAATTCTTTAAAGGCTACTTACGGGTTAAAAGTTGTGGTTTTGTGGGAGCACGAATGGACAGCCCTCAAAAAGGCAGATCCTAGTGTTAAGGCCTTCCTTACCCATTATGACCCTCCAGAGCCCCTGGAACCGCGACAGGCCTTGTTTGGAGGCCGGACCAATGCTTTGACATTGCGTTATGTAGCTCAACCCGACGAGACAATAGGCTATGTAGATTTTACATCCCTATATCCTCATGTAATGAGTTCCTCATTCTATCCTATAGGGCATCCTGAAATTATTCACAGCGACTTTGACGAACCCCAAAATTATTTTGGTTTAATCAAAGCGACTGTCTACCCTCCTAGGGGGCTGTTTATACCTGTGTTGCCTTACAAGGGTCCTAAAGGAAAACTTTTCTTTCCCCTTTGTCGCACATGCTGTGAAAACCACAACCAGGAAAACCCCTGTGATCACACAGATCAAGAAAGAGCCCTGACCGGTGTATGGGTCACTGTAGAATTCTCTAAGGCTTTAGAGAAGGGGTATCGTGTGGCCAAAATCTTTGAAGTGTGGAACTTTTCCAGGAAATCAGACACACTTTTTAAAGAGTACATCAAAACCTTCTTGAGATGCAAGCAGATGGCTTCAGGCTATCCTGCATCGGTCACAGATCAAGAAAGTAAAGACCAGTACATTCAAGACTACCATGACAGAGAAGGCATACTTCTTGACCCTGACAGAATAGAGGtcaacaaaaccaaaagaaatgtGTCGAAATTGTACTTGAACTCCCTTTGGGGGAAATTAGCGCAGAGATGCAATATGCTAACAACTTCGATCATTAAAGACCCCGAAGAATTTTTGGA
Encoded here:
- the LOC139552580 gene encoding uncharacterized protein; the protein is MDLSQDSEAFTQILRGITELEPSNGAPEQSADKQTPTLNCKQDLKPRRLNEALWSLNGFCQAYDYETIIPYEPDVFTHKPRTQDLNGRSTPLGQDNVVPHISKHQRIISAQIHSSASPEQFYLADIHETSFQGQGSTSTEPADAVILAEQRHQPLVSELLQNSPRQKSRDSSPVYKDNTQTSEDAQTSIPEEAPKTPVKKTAKPDDFKDLNDISEVDDLMFCEAANLLESANSVGATADSEIEQDRFFKAFTLGLKSRKALLQRRMCILLEHQYNQDVSFWRSELPRMLKNIRAKTSKYRR